A single region of the Lotus japonicus ecotype B-129 chromosome 4, LjGifu_v1.2 genome encodes:
- the LOC130714199 gene encoding uncharacterized protein C6C3.02c, with protein MARRSSGRSARPAPRAAPRPAPVNHAPPPAPVQSSGGSMLGGLGATMAQGMALGTGSAIAHRAMDAVMGPRVVQHETVAAEAAAAAPAPTAHAFGGDACGIHTKAFQDCINSYGADISKCQFYMDMLAECRKNSGSSLSA; from the exons ATGGCTCGCCGTAGCTCCG GAAGATCTGCCCGTCCAGCTCCACGAGCTGCACCTCGCCCTGCTCCAGTCAACCATGCTCCTCCTCCAGCTCCTGTTCAGAGCAGCGGTGGATCTATGCTAGGTGGCCTTGGTGCAACCATGGCCCAAG GTATGGCTTTGGGCACTGGAAGTGCTATCGCACATAGGGCTATGGATGCAGTCATGGGTCCTCGTGTCGTTCAACATGAAACAGTAGCTGCTGaggctgctgctgctgctcctGCACCCACTGCACATGCTTTTGGTGGTGACGCATGCGGTATCCACACAAAGGCATTCCAGGAC TGTATCAACAGCTACGGAGCTGACATTAGCAAGTGCCAGTTTTACATGGATATGCTAGCAGAATGCAGAAAGAACTCTGGATCCTCATTGAGTGCGTAA
- the LOC130715592 gene encoding gamma-glutamyl peptidase 5-like, with protein sequence MEEKKAGWKRFGVLLCAEDSDYMMKMYGGYFGKFVGMLEEENESWDVYKVSGGEFPEDDELSLYDGFVITGSCSDAYGNDTWIHDLMALLKKLESMQKKILGICFGHQVLGRALGGKVSPSPTGWDIGVRSITLSSSLPLSSLDLLPRLSIIQCHRDEIRELPAKAEVIAWSEKTGVEMFKYGEHIMGIQGHPEYSNDILLHLIDRLVQRNFIMEEFGVEAKERIAMWEPDKEAWKRLCISFLKGRL encoded by the exons ATGGAGGAGAAGAAAGCGGGGTGGAAGAGATTTGGGGTGTTGCTATGCGCCGAGGATTCAGATTACATGATGAAGATGTATGGAGGGTATTTTGGGAAGTTTGTGGGAATGCTGGAGGAGGAAAACGAGAGTTGGGATGTTTACAAGGTTTCTGGAGGAGAGTTTCCTGAGGATGATGAGTTGAGTCTCTATGATGGTTTTGTGATCACTGGAAGTTGCAGTGATGCGTATGGGAATGACACTTGGATTCATGACCTCATGGCGTTGCTTAAGAAATTGGAATCAATGCAGAAAAAAATTCTTGGCATTTGCTTTGGCCACCAG GTACTTGGGCGTGCATTGGGAGGAAAAGTAAGTCCTTCTCCAACAGGTTGGGATATTGGTGTGAGAAGCATAACATTGTCATCTTCTTTGCCTTTGTCTTCTCTCGATCTGCTACCAAGGCTTTCCATTATCCAGTGCCACAGAGATGAG ATACGGGAGTTGCCCGCAAAGGCAGAAGTGATTGCCTGGTCAGAGAAGACTGGGGTTGAAATGTTTAAATATGGAGAGCACATTATGGGAATCCAAGGCCACCCTGAGTATTCCAATGACATCCTTTTGCATCTTATTGATCGTCTTGTTCAGCGGAATTTTATCAtg GAGGAATTTGGTGTGGAAGCAAAGGAGAGGATTGCTATGTGGGAGCCAGATAAGGAGGCGTGGAAGAGACTCTGCATCAGCTTTCTCAAGGGTCGTTTGTGA
- the LOC130715590 gene encoding uncharacterized protein LOC130715590 isoform X1, which produces MATLWFLNLALKCIHHFAWPLLALGYPMCASVQAIETDSNKEMRNLISYWILLSLLYLFEYAFMRLLQWFQCWPYMKLMIIFWLIIPDFGRASNVYNNLICSWISMKPQTDICRWRKFFVKKENFLLQEEKYIKDNGTEALEKFNASKDTTDKPDAEATNAIRVTCNKEMQQIVQKNEKMLQTEHKDIKDLEVIEKKEIPAGKQDIPSSPNLAASHNASSTMVENKGIGVKGSASEEFSQSSTHKEVQKEWTCALCQIKASSEKNLKSHLHGKKHWETYQALRAKTRPVTQKLKIDLPKEEQKQKNIITNYQLSYKTNKGESIVNTGLKGNEVMDHNKVKEMQKILSQYAKVKYSNFRCEVCNVCCTSKGDLASHLNGRKHLENIMGVDELRGS; this is translated from the exons ATGGCTACTCTATGGTTTCTCAATTTGGCTCTCAAATGCATTCACCATTTTGCATG GCCTCTTCTTGCTCTGGGGTATCCTAT GTGTGCTTCCGTACAAGCAATTGAGACTGATTCCAACAAGGAAATGAGGAATTTGATCTCATATTGGATACTTCTCTCATTGTTATACCTGTTTGAGTATGCTTTTATGAGACTTCTCCAATG GTTTCAGTGCTGGCCTTACATGAAGCTAATGATCATCTTCTGGCTCATCATACCCGACTTCGGACGAGCTTCAAACGTGTATAATAACCTTATTTGCTCATGGATCTCCATGAAACCACAAACAGACATATGCAGATGGAGGAAGTTTTTTGTCAAGAAAGAAAACTTTTTACTGCAAGAAGAGAAATATATAAAAGATAATGGAACTGAAGCCTTGGAGAAATTCAATGCTAGCAAG GACACAACAGATAAACCTGATGCAGAAGCAACAAATGCGATTAGAGTTACTTGTAATAAAGAAATGCAACAG ATTGtgcagaaaaatgaaaaaatgctCCAAACAGAGCACAAAGACATTAAAGATTTGGAGGTCATTGAGAAAAAAGAAATTCCTGCTGGCAAGCAA GATATTCCTTCCTCACCTAACCTTGCAGCAAGCCATAATGCTTCATCAACCATGGTGGAAAATAAAGGAATAGGAGTGAAAGGCAGCGCCAGTGAAGAGTTTTCTCAGAGTTCAACACATAAGGAAGTGCAAAAAGAGTGGACTTGCGCTTTGTGTCAGATAAAAGCTTCGAGCGAGAAAAACTTGAAATCCCACTTACATGGGAAGAAACACTGGGAAACTTATCAAGCTTTAAGAGCAAAGACTCGACCTGTGACTCAGAAGCTGAAAATTGATCTTCCCAAAGAGGAACAGAAACAGAAGAACATCATTACCAATTATCAGCTAAGTTACAAGACCAATAAGGGAGAGAGTATTGTTAACACTGGTTTGAAGGGAAACGAAGTCATGGATCATAATAAGGTGAAAGAAATGCAAAAGATCCTGTCTCAATATGCTAAGGTGAAATATTCCAATTTTAGGTGTGAAGTCTGTAATGTCTGCTGCACTAGTAAGGGTGACCTGGCCTCTCACTTAAATGGGAGGAAGCACTTGGAAAATATTATGGGGGTAGATGAGCTTAGAGGTAGTTGA
- the LOC130715590 gene encoding uncharacterized protein LOC130715590 isoform X2 — protein MATLWFLNLALKCIHHFAWPLLALGYPMCASVQAIETDSNKEMRNLISYWILLSLLYLFEYAFMRLLQWFQCWPYMKLMIIFWLIIPDFGRASNVYNNLICSWISMKPQTDICRWRKFFVKKENFLLQEEKYIKDNGTEALEKFNASKDTTDKPDAEATNAIRVTCNKEMQQKNEKMLQTEHKDIKDLEVIEKKEIPAGKQDIPSSPNLAASHNASSTMVENKGIGVKGSASEEFSQSSTHKEVQKEWTCALCQIKASSEKNLKSHLHGKKHWETYQALRAKTRPVTQKLKIDLPKEEQKQKNIITNYQLSYKTNKGESIVNTGLKGNEVMDHNKVKEMQKILSQYAKVKYSNFRCEVCNVCCTSKGDLASHLNGRKHLENIMGVDELRGS, from the exons ATGGCTACTCTATGGTTTCTCAATTTGGCTCTCAAATGCATTCACCATTTTGCATG GCCTCTTCTTGCTCTGGGGTATCCTAT GTGTGCTTCCGTACAAGCAATTGAGACTGATTCCAACAAGGAAATGAGGAATTTGATCTCATATTGGATACTTCTCTCATTGTTATACCTGTTTGAGTATGCTTTTATGAGACTTCTCCAATG GTTTCAGTGCTGGCCTTACATGAAGCTAATGATCATCTTCTGGCTCATCATACCCGACTTCGGACGAGCTTCAAACGTGTATAATAACCTTATTTGCTCATGGATCTCCATGAAACCACAAACAGACATATGCAGATGGAGGAAGTTTTTTGTCAAGAAAGAAAACTTTTTACTGCAAGAAGAGAAATATATAAAAGATAATGGAACTGAAGCCTTGGAGAAATTCAATGCTAGCAAG GACACAACAGATAAACCTGATGCAGAAGCAACAAATGCGATTAGAGTTACTTGTAATAAAGAAATGCAACAG aaaaatgaaaaaatgctCCAAACAGAGCACAAAGACATTAAAGATTTGGAGGTCATTGAGAAAAAAGAAATTCCTGCTGGCAAGCAA GATATTCCTTCCTCACCTAACCTTGCAGCAAGCCATAATGCTTCATCAACCATGGTGGAAAATAAAGGAATAGGAGTGAAAGGCAGCGCCAGTGAAGAGTTTTCTCAGAGTTCAACACATAAGGAAGTGCAAAAAGAGTGGACTTGCGCTTTGTGTCAGATAAAAGCTTCGAGCGAGAAAAACTTGAAATCCCACTTACATGGGAAGAAACACTGGGAAACTTATCAAGCTTTAAGAGCAAAGACTCGACCTGTGACTCAGAAGCTGAAAATTGATCTTCCCAAAGAGGAACAGAAACAGAAGAACATCATTACCAATTATCAGCTAAGTTACAAGACCAATAAGGGAGAGAGTATTGTTAACACTGGTTTGAAGGGAAACGAAGTCATGGATCATAATAAGGTGAAAGAAATGCAAAAGATCCTGTCTCAATATGCTAAGGTGAAATATTCCAATTTTAGGTGTGAAGTCTGTAATGTCTGCTGCACTAGTAAGGGTGACCTGGCCTCTCACTTAAATGGGAGGAAGCACTTGGAAAATATTATGGGGGTAGATGAGCTTAGAGGTAGTTGA